The following coding sequences lie in one Saccharomonospora amisosensis genomic window:
- a CDS encoding GNAT family N-acetyltransferase yields the protein MTSQQATERVALAGQRVRLREFTDDDIDGVCSLVGDDRVTWYLSFNSRDRDQARDMLTGILERAQQQPRTEYYLAVTPLDDDQLVGFARLAFAGVQAAKLGYAIAHDHQRRGYATDAVRTMLDFAFGPLGRHRVSAAIGPENAASLAVVERVGFTREGVLRDHVFTNGAWRDSVLFSILADEWTPSAG from the coding sequence GTGACCAGTCAGCAAGCGACCGAGCGGGTAGCACTCGCCGGCCAACGCGTACGCCTCCGCGAGTTCACCGACGACGACATCGACGGTGTGTGCAGCCTCGTCGGCGACGACCGCGTCACCTGGTACCTGTCGTTCAACTCGCGCGACCGCGACCAGGCTCGCGACATGCTCACGGGCATCCTCGAGCGCGCCCAGCAGCAGCCGCGAACCGAGTACTACCTCGCGGTGACGCCCCTCGACGACGACCAGCTCGTCGGCTTCGCCCGGCTGGCATTCGCCGGCGTCCAAGCGGCAAAGCTCGGTTACGCCATCGCGCACGACCACCAGCGCCGCGGCTACGCAACCGACGCCGTGCGAACCATGCTCGACTTCGCGTTCGGTCCCCTCGGACGGCACCGGGTGTCCGCTGCGATCGGTCCCGAGAATGCCGCAAGCCTCGCCGTCGTCGAGCGGGTCGGCTTCACCCGCGAGGGAGTCCTACGCGACCACGTGTTCACCAACGGCGCGTGGCGCGACTCGGTGTTGTTCTCGATACTCGCCGACGAATGGACGCCCAGCGCCGGCTAG
- a CDS encoding GNAT family N-acetyltransferase → MRARLTTERVALTGRRVRLREFSADDLDGVRGIVGDDRVTYYLNINSRNAEQARQLLDGIIERARLCPRSDYYLAVTSLGEDRVVGFTRLLLGDFEAAELRFAIAHDYQRRGYATDAVRTMLDFGFGTLGLHRVTAAVGPENAVSLALVEQLGFTREGVLRDHVFTGGAWRDSILYSVLAQEWRTRG, encoded by the coding sequence GTGCGGGCTCGGCTGACTACGGAGCGGGTGGCGCTTACCGGGAGGCGGGTTCGCCTGCGCGAGTTCTCCGCTGACGACCTGGATGGTGTCAGGGGCATCGTGGGCGACGACCGGGTCACCTACTACCTGAACATCAACTCACGCAACGCCGAGCAGGCCCGCCAACTGCTCGACGGGATCATCGAACGCGCGAGGTTGTGTCCTCGCAGCGACTACTACCTGGCCGTGACTTCGCTTGGTGAGGACCGGGTGGTCGGCTTCACGCGGCTGTTGCTGGGTGATTTCGAGGCCGCTGAACTGCGGTTCGCCATCGCGCACGACTACCAGCGACGCGGCTATGCCACAGACGCCGTGCGAACCATGCTCGACTTCGGGTTCGGCACGCTCGGGCTGCACCGGGTGACGGCCGCGGTCGGCCCGGAGAACGCCGTCAGCCTTGCGCTCGTGGAGCAGCTCGGCTTCACCCGTGAGGGCGTGTTGCGTGACCACGTGTTCACAGGCGGCGCATGGCGCGACTCGATTCTGTACTCCGTCCTCGCGCAGGAGTGGCGGACTCGCGGCTAG
- a CDS encoding DUF5926 family protein yields the protein MGKAARKKGPKAGRKPKVRDVFVARPFEGLAAEPELIALREFVPSATAALTLRDDPERKITLGTVLPMAAAALVRSDGEVFLGMQVQTRSSDISRDLGRSLRWALEAKPGTVLSVPDTTSEAVEGERLQDLLAADAELDVRLHEDFSWWLAEDTEPTGEVAMSLERANAAIMPTERLSPGAYWVLAGEKAHLRWVWSADENRLLQALARLSAAGTLTLGEGTRYAGSFRAHGLLVPVWDLDPEAHAREWIEPAKQLGSRLESALASLDGEPLNAAERRARDGLIGRQLTLR from the coding sequence GTGGGCAAGGCCGCGCGCAAGAAGGGTCCGAAGGCGGGCCGCAAACCCAAGGTCCGGGACGTCTTCGTGGCGCGCCCCTTCGAAGGGCTCGCGGCGGAACCCGAGCTGATCGCGCTGCGGGAGTTCGTGCCCTCCGCGACCGCCGCGTTGACCCTACGTGACGATCCCGAGCGCAAGATCACGCTCGGCACGGTACTGCCGATGGCCGCCGCCGCGCTCGTGCGCTCCGACGGTGAGGTCTTCCTCGGGATGCAGGTGCAGACGCGCTCGTCGGACATCAGCCGAGACCTCGGCCGGTCACTGCGTTGGGCACTTGAGGCGAAACCCGGCACGGTGCTCTCGGTTCCGGACACCACGAGCGAGGCCGTGGAGGGTGAGCGGTTGCAGGATCTGCTGGCGGCGGACGCCGAACTGGACGTGCGACTGCACGAGGACTTCTCGTGGTGGCTCGCCGAGGACACCGAGCCCACCGGTGAGGTGGCGATGTCACTGGAACGGGCCAACGCCGCGATCATGCCGACCGAGCGGCTCAGCCCCGGTGCGTACTGGGTGCTCGCCGGAGAGAAGGCACACCTGCGCTGGGTGTGGTCGGCTGACGAGAACCGCCTGCTGCAAGCGCTTGCGCGACTGTCGGCCGCTGGCACGCTCACCCTCGGGGAAGGAACCAGGTACGCGGGATCCTTCCGTGCCCACGGCCTGCTGGTGCCGGTGTGGGACCTCGACCCGGAAGCACATGCCCGGGAATGGATCGAGCCCGCCAAGCAGTTGGGCTCGCGGCTGGAGTCCGCGCTCGCCTCGCTGGACGGCGAGCCGTTGAACGCCGCGGAGCGCAGGGCGAGGGACGGCCTGATCGGTCGGCAACTGACCCTGCGCTGA
- a CDS encoding DUF952 domain-containing protein, giving the protein MILHICSEADWAGVADSEHYRTRSLHEVGFIHCSDLGTVHLPATRLYRGRTDLFLLRIDPQLLDVPLRWEPGVPPEPQSPWFPHVYGPIPKAAVLSVHPFPPLRDGSFQPPSELAGLN; this is encoded by the coding sequence ATGATCTTGCACATCTGCTCTGAGGCGGACTGGGCGGGCGTCGCGGACAGCGAGCACTACCGCACACGGTCGCTGCACGAGGTGGGGTTCATCCACTGCTCCGACCTCGGCACCGTTCACCTGCCCGCCACCCGGCTCTATCGAGGCCGCACCGACCTGTTCCTGTTGCGGATCGACCCCCAACTGCTGGACGTGCCGCTGCGCTGGGAGCCGGGGGTGCCGCCCGAGCCGCAGAGCCCGTGGTTTCCGCATGTGTACGGCCCGATCCCGAAAGCAGCGGTGCTGTCGGTGCATCCGTTCCCGCCGTTGCGGGACGGGTCGTTCCAGCCACCGTCCGAACTCGCCGGACTGAACTGA
- a CDS encoding SigE family RNA polymerase sigma factor: MTAFVPAVARGDGWAGTVGRERGSVVPGDLADFEEFVQATLPGLLRYGHALTGNPHDAADLVQTVLEKIGSRWGQVLRKTGDPLAYVRRSMTNAHISRWRRHRRENLVAELPEPNPHTPADPFEHEPLWRALRELPPRQRAVIVLRYYEGLSEVEIADALGVSPGTVKSQASKAIASLRGRLRDDRAPEGR; the protein is encoded by the coding sequence GTGACCGCATTCGTGCCCGCCGTCGCAAGGGGAGACGGCTGGGCGGGCACAGTCGGTCGGGAGAGGGGATCGGTCGTGCCTGGCGACCTCGCGGACTTCGAGGAGTTCGTGCAGGCGACGCTGCCTGGGTTGCTGCGGTACGGGCACGCGCTGACTGGCAACCCGCATGACGCGGCCGACCTCGTGCAGACGGTGCTGGAGAAGATCGGCTCGCGCTGGGGCCAGGTATTGCGCAAGACCGGTGACCCGCTTGCCTACGTGCGCCGTTCCATGACCAACGCTCACATCAGTAGGTGGCGGCGGCACCGCAGGGAGAACCTGGTCGCGGAGCTTCCGGAGCCGAACCCGCACACGCCCGCTGACCCCTTCGAGCACGAGCCGCTGTGGCGAGCGCTGCGGGAGCTGCCGCCGAGGCAACGCGCGGTGATCGTCCTGCGCTACTACGAGGGGTTGTCCGAGGTCGAGATCGCCGACGCACTCGGGGTTAGCCCAGGCACCGTGAAGAGTCAGGCGAGCAAGGCGATCGCGTCGCTGCGCGGCAGGCTGCGAGACGACAGAGCTCCCGAGGGGAGGTGA
- a CDS encoding ferritin, with protein sequence MATLKKHPRSKFYELLQAQIQNEFNASQQYVALAVWFDNEDLPQLARYFYKQAMEERNHALALVRYMMDTDHHVEIPGTGEVRNDFSEARQLIELALEQEKGVASDIQTLAKAAREEDDYTGEQFIQWFLKEQVEEIAKMSTLLNVVDRANGNLSDVEQFLYRESATDEGTDPTMPPVAGGKL encoded by the coding sequence ATGGCCACCTTGAAGAAGCATCCGCGTTCGAAGTTCTACGAATTGCTGCAGGCTCAGATCCAAAACGAGTTCAACGCCTCGCAACAGTATGTCGCGCTGGCTGTGTGGTTCGACAACGAGGACCTGCCGCAGCTGGCGAGGTACTTCTACAAGCAGGCGATGGAGGAGCGCAACCACGCCCTCGCACTGGTGCGGTACATGATGGACACCGACCACCACGTCGAGATTCCGGGTACCGGCGAGGTGCGCAACGACTTCTCAGAAGCGCGCCAACTGATCGAGCTCGCCCTGGAACAGGAGAAGGGGGTCGCTTCGGACATCCAGACACTCGCCAAGGCGGCCCGCGAAGAGGACGACTACACCGGTGAGCAGTTCATCCAGTGGTTCCTCAAGGAGCAGGTCGAGGAGATCGCGAAGATGTCGACACTGCTCAACGTCGTCGACCGCGCGAACGGCAACCTTTCCGACGTGGAGCAGTTCCTGTACCGGGAGTCGGCCACCGACGAAGGGACCGACCCCACGATGCCACCTGTGGCCGGCGGCAAGCTCTGA
- a CDS encoding arginine deiminase — protein MESEVGPLRSVLLHRPGDELKRLTPRNNDQLLFDSIPWVDRAQEEHDAFAKVLRGRGVEVLLLTDLLQAALEDPRARVAGVHAAVDNRRLGDDLADSLRSYLSGVDAAVLGKVLMSGMTFEELPASEGASLVRKMHHPHDFAVDPLPNLLFTRDSSVWITDRVAIASLAMPARRRETALLDIVYAYHPRFRGAVRAYGAHSAPIEGGDVLLLAPGVLAVGVGERTSAAGAESLARSAFADEIAHTVLAVPIAQNRATMHLDTVCTMIGRDAVVMYPLARESLVAYTLRPGEDGGLRVDGPAPFLDAAAEAMGIDRLHVIDTGLDPVTAEREQWDDGNNTLAVAPGVVVGYERNVETNARLEEAGIEVLRIAGSELGSGRGGPRCMSCPVARDSV, from the coding sequence GTGGAAAGTGAGGTCGGTCCACTGCGGTCGGTCCTGCTGCACCGGCCCGGCGACGAGCTCAAGAGGTTGACCCCGCGCAACAACGACCAGTTGCTGTTCGACTCGATCCCGTGGGTAGACCGCGCCCAGGAGGAACACGACGCCTTCGCTAAAGTGCTGCGAGGGCGAGGGGTTGAGGTACTACTGCTGACCGACCTGCTACAGGCGGCGCTCGAGGACCCGAGAGCGCGTGTGGCGGGTGTCCACGCGGCTGTGGACAACAGGCGCCTCGGCGACGATCTCGCGGATTCGCTGCGGTCATACCTGTCGGGAGTGGACGCCGCGGTGCTGGGTAAAGTGCTCATGTCGGGCATGACCTTCGAGGAACTGCCTGCGTCGGAGGGCGCCTCCCTGGTGCGCAAGATGCACCACCCTCACGACTTCGCGGTGGACCCGCTGCCGAACCTCCTGTTCACCAGGGACTCGTCGGTGTGGATCACCGACAGGGTCGCTATCGCCTCGCTGGCGATGCCCGCGCGGCGAAGGGAGACAGCGCTGCTCGACATCGTGTATGCCTATCACCCCCGCTTCCGCGGAGCGGTCAGGGCGTACGGCGCGCACTCAGCGCCGATCGAGGGTGGCGATGTGCTGCTGCTGGCGCCCGGTGTGCTGGCCGTCGGAGTGGGCGAGCGCACCAGCGCGGCGGGTGCCGAATCGCTCGCCAGGTCGGCGTTCGCTGACGAGATCGCGCATACCGTGCTGGCGGTCCCGATCGCGCAGAACCGTGCGACGATGCACCTGGACACCGTGTGCACGATGATCGGCCGGGATGCCGTGGTGATGTACCCGTTGGCCAGGGAATCACTGGTGGCGTACACACTGCGGCCCGGTGAGGACGGCGGGCTGCGTGTCGACGGGCCCGCACCGTTCCTCGACGCGGCGGCCGAAGCGATGGGTATCGACCGCTTACACGTGATCGACACAGGCCTGGACCCAGTGACAGCCGAGCGAGAACAGTGGGACGACGGCAACAACACGCTCGCTGTCGCACCAGGGGTCGTGGTCGGCTACGAGCGCAACGTCGAGACCAACGCGCGACTGGAGGAGGCGGGCATTGAGGTGCTACGCATCGCGGGCTCGGAACTGGGGTCAGGCAGAGGTGGCCCGAGGTGTATGTCGTGCCCCGTCGCCCGAGATTCGGTCTGA
- a CDS encoding CPBP family intramembrane glutamic endopeptidase encodes MSNGLRDWLRPAAPPRPAVVTDPVQRRGLVIELVIVFGITLGLSGLRSLLTLLDALLRTEPLGRQRVAINAPQATLDLIDLGKQLLSVVQLLGWGALGSYLLWRGGMRLVEIGFDRRAPGRDLATGAALAALIGIPGLALYFVGWQLGFNLAVQPSTLTDSWWRPITLTLAAFGNAFAEEVLVVGYLLTRLRQLGLRENSSLLLAAVLRGSYHLYQGIGGFVGNLLMGLVFGRVWQRTNRLWPLVAAHTLLDVVAFVGYAVLRDHVTWLP; translated from the coding sequence GTGTCGAACGGCCTACGTGACTGGTTGCGGCCTGCTGCGCCGCCACGCCCCGCGGTCGTCACCGACCCTGTTCAACGGCGTGGGCTCGTCATCGAGCTCGTCATCGTATTCGGTATCACGCTTGGCCTGTCGGGCCTGCGCAGCCTGCTGACACTGCTGGACGCGCTGCTACGGACGGAACCCCTCGGCCGACAGCGGGTGGCCATCAACGCGCCGCAGGCCACGCTCGACCTGATCGATCTCGGCAAGCAACTACTGAGCGTCGTACAGCTCCTCGGCTGGGGGGCACTTGGGTCGTACCTGCTGTGGCGAGGCGGGATGCGGCTGGTCGAGATCGGGTTTGATCGCCGCGCGCCGGGCAGGGACCTCGCGACGGGGGCGGCACTGGCGGCGCTCATCGGGATTCCCGGCCTCGCCCTGTACTTCGTCGGCTGGCAACTGGGCTTCAACCTCGCGGTGCAGCCTTCCACGCTCACCGACAGTTGGTGGCGGCCGATCACGCTGACGCTCGCGGCCTTCGGCAACGCCTTCGCCGAGGAAGTGCTGGTCGTCGGCTACCTGCTCACCCGGCTGCGACAGTTGGGATTGAGGGAGAACTCCTCGCTGTTACTCGCTGCCGTTCTGCGCGGCTCCTACCACCTGTACCAGGGCATCGGCGGGTTCGTCGGAAACCTGCTGATGGGTTTGGTGTTCGGGAGGGTTTGGCAGCGCACCAATCGACTGTGGCCGCTCGTCGCAGCTCACACCCTGTTGGACGTGGTGGCATTCGTGGGTTACGCGGTGCTGCGAGACCATGTGACCTGGCTGCCGTGA
- a CDS encoding BCCT family transporter, producing MTETSDTGAVAPPGSRTPWHKTIAPRVFWPAAVIIVGFVLFTVAFPTLVGDTISAVQEAVIGTFSWYYMLIVSGFVLFAIWVGLSHYGDIKLGPDEEEPEFGLRSWFSMLFAAGMGIGLVFWGVAEPLNHFAGIPNRATGITQDEQGAQDSIVQTFLHWGLHPWAVYVVVGLALAYAIHRKKRPVSIRYALESLLGRRIRGWIGDLIDIAAIVGTLFGVATSLGLGVIQVAAGLDFLNVVSDPGNLTYVVLIGAITSLAVVSVITGLKRGIRWLSNFNISLAGVLLLLVLILGPTLFIFRDLVQSIGDYFQNLLRMSFNTTAYEGESGTEWQGWWTTFYWGWWISWAPFVGVFIARISRGRTVREFVAGVLLVPTAITFLWFTVFGGTALYRQLFGEGGLIGTDETGANTVDTEGALFGLLEGLPGGTIMAVGAVILIVLFFVTSSDSGSLVVDMLASGGDPNPPTWSRVFWGVMEGAVAIALLLAGGLSALQLAAILIALPFSVVMLGMCVSIWRDFRAERRTMLRVQRRLQRQEITEHVTHSLIDEGLVEPNGNAGREREEASRSS from the coding sequence GTGACGGAAACGTCAGACACTGGGGCCGTGGCGCCGCCTGGTTCACGAACTCCGTGGCACAAGACGATCGCACCGAGGGTCTTCTGGCCCGCCGCGGTCATCATCGTGGGGTTCGTGCTGTTCACGGTGGCCTTCCCGACGCTGGTGGGCGACACCATCAGTGCGGTGCAGGAAGCCGTGATCGGCACATTCAGCTGGTACTACATGTTGATCGTGTCCGGCTTCGTGCTGTTCGCGATCTGGGTGGGACTCAGTCACTACGGCGACATCAAGCTCGGGCCCGATGAGGAGGAGCCCGAGTTCGGACTACGGTCCTGGTTCTCGATGCTGTTCGCGGCAGGCATGGGAATCGGGCTGGTGTTCTGGGGTGTCGCCGAACCGCTCAACCACTTCGCGGGCATCCCGAACCGGGCCACCGGTATCACGCAGGACGAGCAGGGTGCACAGGACTCGATCGTGCAGACCTTCCTGCACTGGGGGCTGCATCCCTGGGCGGTCTACGTGGTCGTCGGGCTCGCCCTCGCATATGCCATCCACCGCAAGAAGCGTCCTGTCTCGATCCGGTATGCGCTCGAGTCGTTGTTGGGCAGGCGGATCAGGGGATGGATCGGTGATCTCATCGACATCGCCGCGATCGTGGGCACGCTCTTCGGCGTGGCAACCTCGCTCGGGCTCGGTGTGATCCAGGTGGCCGCGGGGCTGGACTTTCTCAACGTGGTCAGCGATCCGGGCAATCTCACCTATGTGGTGCTCATCGGCGCGATCACGTCGCTGGCCGTGGTAAGTGTGATCACCGGCCTCAAGCGGGGCATTCGCTGGCTGTCCAACTTCAACATCAGCCTTGCCGGTGTGCTCCTGCTGTTGGTGCTCATCCTCGGACCGACGCTGTTCATCTTCCGCGACCTGGTGCAGTCCATCGGCGACTACTTCCAGAACCTGTTGCGGATGAGCTTCAACACCACCGCCTACGAAGGCGAGTCCGGCACCGAGTGGCAGGGGTGGTGGACCACCTTCTACTGGGGTTGGTGGATCTCGTGGGCACCCTTCGTTGGCGTGTTCATCGCGCGCATCTCCCGAGGCAGGACCGTGCGCGAGTTCGTCGCGGGGGTGCTGCTGGTACCGACCGCCATCACGTTCCTGTGGTTCACCGTTTTCGGCGGGACCGCGCTGTACCGGCAGTTGTTCGGTGAGGGCGGGTTGATCGGCACCGACGAGACCGGAGCCAACACCGTCGACACAGAGGGGGCGCTGTTCGGCCTGCTCGAAGGCCTCCCGGGCGGCACGATCATGGCTGTGGGCGCGGTGATTCTGATCGTGCTGTTCTTCGTGACCTCGTCGGACTCCGGTTCACTGGTGGTCGACATGCTCGCGTCAGGTGGTGACCCGAACCCGCCGACGTGGAGCAGGGTGTTCTGGGGCGTCATGGAAGGCGCCGTCGCGATCGCGCTGCTGCTGGCGGGCGGGCTCAGCGCGCTGCAGTTGGCCGCCATCCTGATCGCGCTGCCGTTCAGTGTGGTGATGCTGGGGATGTGCGTGTCGATCTGGCGAGACTTCCGTGCGGAGCGCAGAACCATGCTGCGCGTGCAGCGGCGGTTGCAGCGCCAGGAGATCACCGAGCACGTGACTCACAGCCTGATCGACGAGGGACTCGTCGAGCCCAACGGGAACGCGGGCAGGGAAAGGGAAGAGGCGTCCAGGTCGTCCTGA
- a CDS encoding LysE family translocator, translated as MGVELQATWSQLAPLAGVVLLGAMSPGPDFAVVLRHSAASGRVAGTGAALGVATGILVWSVVAAAGVAGLLAASAVAFTVVKFAGAAYLLLLGARALLSVWRGGREAQVSAPEPTRTGHAFRDGLLCNVLNPKCAVLFVALLPQFLPADPTAADTAVVSAAAVLITALWFCIVANFVAAMRRLLSKPTVRRALDAVTGTLLVAVGVRLATQARTLP; from the coding sequence ATGGGGGTCGAGTTGCAGGCCACGTGGTCGCAGCTGGCGCCGCTCGCGGGCGTGGTCTTGTTGGGTGCGATGTCGCCCGGTCCGGATTTCGCGGTGGTGTTGAGGCACTCCGCCGCCTCGGGACGTGTCGCGGGTACGGGGGCGGCACTGGGTGTCGCCACAGGCATCCTGGTCTGGTCGGTCGTGGCGGCAGCGGGAGTGGCGGGCCTGCTGGCGGCTTCCGCGGTGGCGTTCACCGTCGTGAAGTTTGCCGGGGCGGCCTACCTGCTGCTGCTGGGCGCGAGAGCGTTGCTGTCGGTGTGGCGAGGTGGGCGGGAGGCGCAGGTCTCGGCCCCGGAGCCGACTCGGACAGGCCACGCGTTCCGTGACGGACTGCTGTGCAACGTGCTCAACCCCAAGTGCGCCGTGTTATTCGTGGCGCTGCTGCCGCAGTTCCTTCCAGCCGATCCCACTGCCGCGGACACGGCTGTCGTGTCCGCGGCAGCGGTGCTCATCACCGCGCTGTGGTTCTGCATCGTCGCCAACTTCGTCGCTGCTATGCGACGGCTGCTCTCCAAGCCGACGGTCCGCAGGGCACTCGACGCCGTGACAGGCACGCTGCTGGTGGCGGTGGGTGTGCGGCTGGCCACACAGGCACGCACGCTGCCGTGA